One genomic segment of Hypomesus transpacificus isolate Combined female chromosome 5, fHypTra1, whole genome shotgun sequence includes these proteins:
- the trpv1 gene encoding transient receptor potential cation channel subfamily V member 1 isoform X1 produces the protein MSFPEGPGAARPFSLETDDRTDEERKAQSRHGVKEDFLGSVLPMGPSKRPKAPMDTDYQEELEVQQPKIKYNLNFYKAMKGMKVTEEEMSNRFDLKKLFQAAARGDVTMLDGLHDYLTKNLKKLSHSEYQSYGKNPLLKALLNLKDEKNDTVEYLLNIAEQMGDVKEFVNAAYTDSYYNGQSALHIAIERRSLHYVKLLVSKGTDVHAKACGKFFQLQHGPSFYFGELPLSLAACTNQKNIVDFLMENEYQRAKVEERDSLGNTVLHALVVVDDKDQQNTEFIVTMYDHILTNTARLYPNLKLEDIENKHGLTPIKLAAKMGKIGVFEHILHREFHHQETKHLSRKFTEWAYGPVHSSLYDLDSLDSYENNSVLKILVYGSDIPNRHKMLQIEPLNKLLEEKWERFAAQIFFSNFLVYVFFVSVFTVTSYNRREGKPPFYIQHTREGYIHLAGQIWVALTSVYLFIGGILDFKRKHPNLHSLVIDGYSDILFFLQAVLYIISSVLDICGREEYLGFLVLCLALSWINLLYFSRGCKHMGIYSVMIQKMIISDIMRFLFVYIVFLFGFSADSENTQQDETVVTLLVEPPAKNTTAISGRTFYTESKDETCTKVTFESISYTTLELFKFTIGMGDLEFTENYKYKEVFYVLLISYIVLTYILLFNMLIALMSGTVAEISKDSASIWKLQRAITILDLERSLLHCLRRRFRSGVEKDLSSEGEWDPESEQKKDIRRCFRVEEVNWDKWNTNLTIINEDPGSCDSARQPPTINSPRETTRTWRGILRDVSRRRQRPRRRQFIPESREMSTLSASHV, from the exons ATGAGCTTCCCAGAAGGCCCTGGGGCGGCCCGCCCCTTCTCCCTGGAGACGGACGACAGGACGGACGAGGAGCGCAAAGCCCAAAGCCGTCATGGTGTCAAGGAGGACTTCCTGGGCTCTGTTCTGCCCATGGGCCCCTCCAAGAGACCCAAAGCCCCCATGGATACAGACTACCAGGAGGAACTGGAGGTGCAACAGCCCAAGATCAAATACAACCTCAACTTTTACAA GGCGATGAAAGGAATGAAGGTGACCGAAGAGGAGATGAGCAACCGGTTTGATCTGAAGAAGTTGTTTCAGGCAGCAGCCAGGGGAGATGTCACCATGCTGGATGGGTTGCACGATTACCTCACCAAGAACTTAAAAAAGCTTTCCCACTCTGAGT ATCAATCGTACGGAAAGAATCCTCTGCTCAAGGCTCTTCTGAATCTAAAAGACGAAAAAAATGACACGGTGGAATATCTCCTAAACATTGCAGAGCAGATGGGAGATGTAAAAGAATTCGTAAATGCAGCGTATACAGACAGTTATTATAACG GCCAGTCTGCTCTCCATATCGCCATCGAGAGGAGGAGTCTCCACTATGTGAAGCTTCTGGTCAGCAAAGGAACAGACGTTCATGCCAAAGCCTGTGGGAAGTTCTTCCAGCTACAACATGGACCCAGCTTCTACTTTG GGGAGCTGCCGCTGTCCCTAGCTGCCTGCACCAACCAGAAGAACATAGTAGACTTCCTGATGGAGAACGAGTATCAGAGGgcgaaggtggaggagagggactcCCTGGGTAATACGGTGCTACATGCGCTAGTGGTGGTGGATGACAAAGACCAGCAGAATACCGAGTTCATCGTCACCATGTATGATCACATCCTCACCAACACCGCCCGTCTCTACCCCAATTTGAAACTGGAAGACATAGAGAACAAACATGGACTGACGCCCATCAAGTTAGCTGCCAAAATGGGCAAGATCGGG GTGTTTGAGCATATTTTGCATCGTGAGTTCCACCACCAAGAGACCAAACACCTGTCTCGTAAGTTCACAGAGTGGGCTTACGGGCCTGTTCATTCCTCCCTCTACGACCTGGACTCCCTGGACTCCTATGAGAACAACTCTGTACTCAAGATACTCGTCTATGGCAGTGACATTCCT AATCGTCATAAAATGCTCCAGATCGAGCCCCTGAACAAGCTTCTGGAGGAGAAGTGGGAACGGTTTGCCGCACAAATCTTCTTCTCCAACTTCCTGGTTTACGTCTTTTTCGTGTCTGTCTTCACGGTCACCTCTTACAACAGGAGGGAGGGCAAG CCCCCTTTCTACATTCAGCACACCCGGGAGGGATACATTCATCTGGCGGGTCAGATCTGGGTAGCGTTGACATCTGTGTATCTCTTCATAGGAGGG ATCCTAGACTTCAAAAGAAAGCATCCGAATCTGCACAGTCTGGTGATTGATGGATACAGTGACATCCTTTT TTTCCTGCAGGCTGTTCTCTACATCATTTCCTCAGTGCTGGATATCTGTGGGAGGGAAGAGTACCTTGGGTTCCTGGTGCTGTGTCTGGCTCTCAGCTGGATCAACTTGCTGTACTTCTCCAGAGGGTGTAAACACATGGGCATATACAGTGTCATGATCCAGAAG ATGATCATAAGCGATATCATGCGCTTTCTTTTCGTCTACATCGTCTTCCTTTTCGGGTTTTCAGCAG ACAGTGAGAACACTCAGCAAGACGAAA CCGTGGTGACGCTACTGGTCGAGCCTCCAGCTAAGAACACGACCGCCATAAGTGGCCGCACCTTCTACACGGAAAGCAAGGATGAGACGTGCACGAAGGTCACGTTCGAGAGCATCTCCTACACCACCCTGGAGCTCTTCAAGTTCACCATCGGCATGGGAGACCTGGAGTTCACGGAGAACTACAAGTACAAGGAGGTGTTCTACGTGCTCCTCATCTCCTACATCGTCCTCACCTACATCCTGCTGTTCAACATGCTCATCGCCCTCATGAGCGGCACAGTGGCCGAGATCTCCAAAGACAGCGCCAGCATCTGGAAACTACAG AGGGCCATCACCATCCTAGACCTGGAGAGGAGTCTGCTCCACTGCCTGAGGAGGAGGTTCCGCTCTGGGGTGGAGAAGGACCTGAGCTCTGAAGGGGAGTGGGACCCAGAGTCAGAGCAGAAAAAGGACATTCGCCGGTGTTTCAG AGTGGAGGAAGTCAACTGGGACAAATGGAACACGAACCTGACGATAATCAATGAGGATCCGGGGAGCTGTGATTCAGCCAGGCAACCTCCTACTATTAACAGCCCTCGGGAGACAA CCAGGACGTGGCGAGGCATCCTGAGGGATGTCAGTCGACGGCGGCAGCGGCCCCGGCGTCGCCAGTTCATCCCCGAGTCCAGAGAGATGTCCACCCTATCCGCCAGTCATGTTTGA
- the trpv1 gene encoding transient receptor potential cation channel subfamily V member 1 isoform X2, which produces MSFPEGPGAARPFSLETDDRTDEERKAQSRHGVKEDFLGSVLPMGPSKRPKAPMDTDYQEELEVQQPKIKYNLNFYKAMKGMKVTEEEMSNRFDLKKLFQAAARGDVTMLDGLHDYLTKNLKKLSHSEYQSYGKNPLLKALLNLKDEKNDTVEYLLNIAEQMGDVKEFVNAAYTDSYYNGQSALHIAIERRSLHYVKLLVSKGTDVHAKACGKFFQLQHGPSFYFGELPLSLAACTNQKNIVDFLMENEYQRAKVEERDSLGNTVLHALVVVDDKDQQNTEFIVTMYDHILTNTARLYPNLKLEDIENKHGLTPIKLAAKMGKIGVFEHILHREFHHQETKHLSRKFTEWAYGPVHSSLYDLDSLDSYENNSVLKILVYGSDIPNRHKMLQIEPLNKLLEEKWERFAAQIFFSNFLVYVFFVSVFTVTSYNRREGKPPFYIQHTREGYIHLAGQIWVALTSVYLFIGGILDFKRKHPNLHSLVIDGYSDILFFLQAVLYIISSVLDICGREEYLGFLVLCLALSWINLLYFSRGCKHMGIYSVMIQKMIISDIMRFLFVYIVFLFGFSAAVVTLLVEPPAKNTTAISGRTFYTESKDETCTKVTFESISYTTLELFKFTIGMGDLEFTENYKYKEVFYVLLISYIVLTYILLFNMLIALMSGTVAEISKDSASIWKLQRAITILDLERSLLHCLRRRFRSGVEKDLSSEGEWDPESEQKKDIRRCFRVEEVNWDKWNTNLTIINEDPGSCDSARQPPTINSPRETTRTWRGILRDVSRRRQRPRRRQFIPESREMSTLSASHV; this is translated from the exons ATGAGCTTCCCAGAAGGCCCTGGGGCGGCCCGCCCCTTCTCCCTGGAGACGGACGACAGGACGGACGAGGAGCGCAAAGCCCAAAGCCGTCATGGTGTCAAGGAGGACTTCCTGGGCTCTGTTCTGCCCATGGGCCCCTCCAAGAGACCCAAAGCCCCCATGGATACAGACTACCAGGAGGAACTGGAGGTGCAACAGCCCAAGATCAAATACAACCTCAACTTTTACAA GGCGATGAAAGGAATGAAGGTGACCGAAGAGGAGATGAGCAACCGGTTTGATCTGAAGAAGTTGTTTCAGGCAGCAGCCAGGGGAGATGTCACCATGCTGGATGGGTTGCACGATTACCTCACCAAGAACTTAAAAAAGCTTTCCCACTCTGAGT ATCAATCGTACGGAAAGAATCCTCTGCTCAAGGCTCTTCTGAATCTAAAAGACGAAAAAAATGACACGGTGGAATATCTCCTAAACATTGCAGAGCAGATGGGAGATGTAAAAGAATTCGTAAATGCAGCGTATACAGACAGTTATTATAACG GCCAGTCTGCTCTCCATATCGCCATCGAGAGGAGGAGTCTCCACTATGTGAAGCTTCTGGTCAGCAAAGGAACAGACGTTCATGCCAAAGCCTGTGGGAAGTTCTTCCAGCTACAACATGGACCCAGCTTCTACTTTG GGGAGCTGCCGCTGTCCCTAGCTGCCTGCACCAACCAGAAGAACATAGTAGACTTCCTGATGGAGAACGAGTATCAGAGGgcgaaggtggaggagagggactcCCTGGGTAATACGGTGCTACATGCGCTAGTGGTGGTGGATGACAAAGACCAGCAGAATACCGAGTTCATCGTCACCATGTATGATCACATCCTCACCAACACCGCCCGTCTCTACCCCAATTTGAAACTGGAAGACATAGAGAACAAACATGGACTGACGCCCATCAAGTTAGCTGCCAAAATGGGCAAGATCGGG GTGTTTGAGCATATTTTGCATCGTGAGTTCCACCACCAAGAGACCAAACACCTGTCTCGTAAGTTCACAGAGTGGGCTTACGGGCCTGTTCATTCCTCCCTCTACGACCTGGACTCCCTGGACTCCTATGAGAACAACTCTGTACTCAAGATACTCGTCTATGGCAGTGACATTCCT AATCGTCATAAAATGCTCCAGATCGAGCCCCTGAACAAGCTTCTGGAGGAGAAGTGGGAACGGTTTGCCGCACAAATCTTCTTCTCCAACTTCCTGGTTTACGTCTTTTTCGTGTCTGTCTTCACGGTCACCTCTTACAACAGGAGGGAGGGCAAG CCCCCTTTCTACATTCAGCACACCCGGGAGGGATACATTCATCTGGCGGGTCAGATCTGGGTAGCGTTGACATCTGTGTATCTCTTCATAGGAGGG ATCCTAGACTTCAAAAGAAAGCATCCGAATCTGCACAGTCTGGTGATTGATGGATACAGTGACATCCTTTT TTTCCTGCAGGCTGTTCTCTACATCATTTCCTCAGTGCTGGATATCTGTGGGAGGGAAGAGTACCTTGGGTTCCTGGTGCTGTGTCTGGCTCTCAGCTGGATCAACTTGCTGTACTTCTCCAGAGGGTGTAAACACATGGGCATATACAGTGTCATGATCCAGAAG ATGATCATAAGCGATATCATGCGCTTTCTTTTCGTCTACATCGTCTTCCTTTTCGGGTTTTCAGCAG CCGTGGTGACGCTACTGGTCGAGCCTCCAGCTAAGAACACGACCGCCATAAGTGGCCGCACCTTCTACACGGAAAGCAAGGATGAGACGTGCACGAAGGTCACGTTCGAGAGCATCTCCTACACCACCCTGGAGCTCTTCAAGTTCACCATCGGCATGGGAGACCTGGAGTTCACGGAGAACTACAAGTACAAGGAGGTGTTCTACGTGCTCCTCATCTCCTACATCGTCCTCACCTACATCCTGCTGTTCAACATGCTCATCGCCCTCATGAGCGGCACAGTGGCCGAGATCTCCAAAGACAGCGCCAGCATCTGGAAACTACAG AGGGCCATCACCATCCTAGACCTGGAGAGGAGTCTGCTCCACTGCCTGAGGAGGAGGTTCCGCTCTGGGGTGGAGAAGGACCTGAGCTCTGAAGGGGAGTGGGACCCAGAGTCAGAGCAGAAAAAGGACATTCGCCGGTGTTTCAG AGTGGAGGAAGTCAACTGGGACAAATGGAACACGAACCTGACGATAATCAATGAGGATCCGGGGAGCTGTGATTCAGCCAGGCAACCTCCTACTATTAACAGCCCTCGGGAGACAA CCAGGACGTGGCGAGGCATCCTGAGGGATGTCAGTCGACGGCGGCAGCGGCCCCGGCGTCGCCAGTTCATCCCCGAGTCCAGAGAGATGTCCACCCTATCCGCCAGTCATGTTTGA
- the trpv1 gene encoding transient receptor potential cation channel subfamily V member 1 isoform X4, whose amino-acid sequence MKGMKVTEEEMSNRFDLKKLFQAAARGDVTMLDGLHDYLTKNLKKLSHSEYQSYGKNPLLKALLNLKDEKNDTVEYLLNIAEQMGDVKEFVNAAYTDSYYNGQSALHIAIERRSLHYVKLLVSKGTDVHAKACGKFFQLQHGPSFYFGELPLSLAACTNQKNIVDFLMENEYQRAKVEERDSLGNTVLHALVVVDDKDQQNTEFIVTMYDHILTNTARLYPNLKLEDIENKHGLTPIKLAAKMGKIGVFEHILHREFHHQETKHLSRKFTEWAYGPVHSSLYDLDSLDSYENNSVLKILVYGSDIPNRHKMLQIEPLNKLLEEKWERFAAQIFFSNFLVYVFFVSVFTVTSYNRREGKPPFYIQHTREGYIHLAGQIWVALTSVYLFIGGILDFKRKHPNLHSLVIDGYSDILFFLQAVLYIISSVLDICGREEYLGFLVLCLALSWINLLYFSRGCKHMGIYSVMIQKMIISDIMRFLFVYIVFLFGFSADSENTQQDETVVTLLVEPPAKNTTAISGRTFYTESKDETCTKVTFESISYTTLELFKFTIGMGDLEFTENYKYKEVFYVLLISYIVLTYILLFNMLIALMSGTVAEISKDSASIWKLQRAITILDLERSLLHCLRRRFRSGVEKDLSSEGEWDPESEQKKDIRRCFRVEEVNWDKWNTNLTIINEDPGSCDSARQPPTINSPRETTRTWRGILRDVSRRRQRPRRRQFIPESREMSTLSASHV is encoded by the exons ATGAAAGGAATGAAGGTGACCGAAGAGGAGATGAGCAACCGGTTTGATCTGAAGAAGTTGTTTCAGGCAGCAGCCAGGGGAGATGTCACCATGCTGGATGGGTTGCACGATTACCTCACCAAGAACTTAAAAAAGCTTTCCCACTCTGAGT ATCAATCGTACGGAAAGAATCCTCTGCTCAAGGCTCTTCTGAATCTAAAAGACGAAAAAAATGACACGGTGGAATATCTCCTAAACATTGCAGAGCAGATGGGAGATGTAAAAGAATTCGTAAATGCAGCGTATACAGACAGTTATTATAACG GCCAGTCTGCTCTCCATATCGCCATCGAGAGGAGGAGTCTCCACTATGTGAAGCTTCTGGTCAGCAAAGGAACAGACGTTCATGCCAAAGCCTGTGGGAAGTTCTTCCAGCTACAACATGGACCCAGCTTCTACTTTG GGGAGCTGCCGCTGTCCCTAGCTGCCTGCACCAACCAGAAGAACATAGTAGACTTCCTGATGGAGAACGAGTATCAGAGGgcgaaggtggaggagagggactcCCTGGGTAATACGGTGCTACATGCGCTAGTGGTGGTGGATGACAAAGACCAGCAGAATACCGAGTTCATCGTCACCATGTATGATCACATCCTCACCAACACCGCCCGTCTCTACCCCAATTTGAAACTGGAAGACATAGAGAACAAACATGGACTGACGCCCATCAAGTTAGCTGCCAAAATGGGCAAGATCGGG GTGTTTGAGCATATTTTGCATCGTGAGTTCCACCACCAAGAGACCAAACACCTGTCTCGTAAGTTCACAGAGTGGGCTTACGGGCCTGTTCATTCCTCCCTCTACGACCTGGACTCCCTGGACTCCTATGAGAACAACTCTGTACTCAAGATACTCGTCTATGGCAGTGACATTCCT AATCGTCATAAAATGCTCCAGATCGAGCCCCTGAACAAGCTTCTGGAGGAGAAGTGGGAACGGTTTGCCGCACAAATCTTCTTCTCCAACTTCCTGGTTTACGTCTTTTTCGTGTCTGTCTTCACGGTCACCTCTTACAACAGGAGGGAGGGCAAG CCCCCTTTCTACATTCAGCACACCCGGGAGGGATACATTCATCTGGCGGGTCAGATCTGGGTAGCGTTGACATCTGTGTATCTCTTCATAGGAGGG ATCCTAGACTTCAAAAGAAAGCATCCGAATCTGCACAGTCTGGTGATTGATGGATACAGTGACATCCTTTT TTTCCTGCAGGCTGTTCTCTACATCATTTCCTCAGTGCTGGATATCTGTGGGAGGGAAGAGTACCTTGGGTTCCTGGTGCTGTGTCTGGCTCTCAGCTGGATCAACTTGCTGTACTTCTCCAGAGGGTGTAAACACATGGGCATATACAGTGTCATGATCCAGAAG ATGATCATAAGCGATATCATGCGCTTTCTTTTCGTCTACATCGTCTTCCTTTTCGGGTTTTCAGCAG ACAGTGAGAACACTCAGCAAGACGAAA CCGTGGTGACGCTACTGGTCGAGCCTCCAGCTAAGAACACGACCGCCATAAGTGGCCGCACCTTCTACACGGAAAGCAAGGATGAGACGTGCACGAAGGTCACGTTCGAGAGCATCTCCTACACCACCCTGGAGCTCTTCAAGTTCACCATCGGCATGGGAGACCTGGAGTTCACGGAGAACTACAAGTACAAGGAGGTGTTCTACGTGCTCCTCATCTCCTACATCGTCCTCACCTACATCCTGCTGTTCAACATGCTCATCGCCCTCATGAGCGGCACAGTGGCCGAGATCTCCAAAGACAGCGCCAGCATCTGGAAACTACAG AGGGCCATCACCATCCTAGACCTGGAGAGGAGTCTGCTCCACTGCCTGAGGAGGAGGTTCCGCTCTGGGGTGGAGAAGGACCTGAGCTCTGAAGGGGAGTGGGACCCAGAGTCAGAGCAGAAAAAGGACATTCGCCGGTGTTTCAG AGTGGAGGAAGTCAACTGGGACAAATGGAACACGAACCTGACGATAATCAATGAGGATCCGGGGAGCTGTGATTCAGCCAGGCAACCTCCTACTATTAACAGCCCTCGGGAGACAA CCAGGACGTGGCGAGGCATCCTGAGGGATGTCAGTCGACGGCGGCAGCGGCCCCGGCGTCGCCAGTTCATCCCCGAGTCCAGAGAGATGTCCACCCTATCCGCCAGTCATGTTTGA
- the trpv1 gene encoding transient receptor potential cation channel subfamily V member 1 isoform X3, producing MSFPEGPGAARPFSLETDDRTDEERKAQSRHGVKEDFLGSVLPMGPSKRPKAPMDTDYQEELEVQQPKIKYNLNFYKAMKGMKVTEEEMSNRFDLKKLFQAAARGDVTMLDGLHDYLTKNLKKLSHSEYQSYGKNPLLKALLNLKDEKNDTVEYLLNIAEQMGDVKEFVNAAYTDSYYNGQSALHIAIERRSLHYVKLLVSKGTDVHAKACGKFFQLQHGPSFYFGELPLSLAACTNQKNIVDFLMENEYQRAKVEERDSLGNTVLHALVVVDDKDQQNTEFIVTMYDHILTNTARLYPNLKLEDIENKHGLTPIKLAAKMGKIGVFEHILHREFHHQETKHLSRKFTEWAYGPVHSSLYDLDSLDSYENNSVLKILVYGSDIPNRHKMLQIEPLNKLLEEKWERFAAQIFFSNFLVYVFFVSVFTVTSYNRREGKPPFYIQHTREGYIHLAGQIWVALTSVYLFIGGAVLYIISSVLDICGREEYLGFLVLCLALSWINLLYFSRGCKHMGIYSVMIQKMIISDIMRFLFVYIVFLFGFSADSENTQQDETVVTLLVEPPAKNTTAISGRTFYTESKDETCTKVTFESISYTTLELFKFTIGMGDLEFTENYKYKEVFYVLLISYIVLTYILLFNMLIALMSGTVAEISKDSASIWKLQRAITILDLERSLLHCLRRRFRSGVEKDLSSEGEWDPESEQKKDIRRCFRVEEVNWDKWNTNLTIINEDPGSCDSARQPPTINSPRETTRTWRGILRDVSRRRQRPRRRQFIPESREMSTLSASHV from the exons ATGAGCTTCCCAGAAGGCCCTGGGGCGGCCCGCCCCTTCTCCCTGGAGACGGACGACAGGACGGACGAGGAGCGCAAAGCCCAAAGCCGTCATGGTGTCAAGGAGGACTTCCTGGGCTCTGTTCTGCCCATGGGCCCCTCCAAGAGACCCAAAGCCCCCATGGATACAGACTACCAGGAGGAACTGGAGGTGCAACAGCCCAAGATCAAATACAACCTCAACTTTTACAA GGCGATGAAAGGAATGAAGGTGACCGAAGAGGAGATGAGCAACCGGTTTGATCTGAAGAAGTTGTTTCAGGCAGCAGCCAGGGGAGATGTCACCATGCTGGATGGGTTGCACGATTACCTCACCAAGAACTTAAAAAAGCTTTCCCACTCTGAGT ATCAATCGTACGGAAAGAATCCTCTGCTCAAGGCTCTTCTGAATCTAAAAGACGAAAAAAATGACACGGTGGAATATCTCCTAAACATTGCAGAGCAGATGGGAGATGTAAAAGAATTCGTAAATGCAGCGTATACAGACAGTTATTATAACG GCCAGTCTGCTCTCCATATCGCCATCGAGAGGAGGAGTCTCCACTATGTGAAGCTTCTGGTCAGCAAAGGAACAGACGTTCATGCCAAAGCCTGTGGGAAGTTCTTCCAGCTACAACATGGACCCAGCTTCTACTTTG GGGAGCTGCCGCTGTCCCTAGCTGCCTGCACCAACCAGAAGAACATAGTAGACTTCCTGATGGAGAACGAGTATCAGAGGgcgaaggtggaggagagggactcCCTGGGTAATACGGTGCTACATGCGCTAGTGGTGGTGGATGACAAAGACCAGCAGAATACCGAGTTCATCGTCACCATGTATGATCACATCCTCACCAACACCGCCCGTCTCTACCCCAATTTGAAACTGGAAGACATAGAGAACAAACATGGACTGACGCCCATCAAGTTAGCTGCCAAAATGGGCAAGATCGGG GTGTTTGAGCATATTTTGCATCGTGAGTTCCACCACCAAGAGACCAAACACCTGTCTCGTAAGTTCACAGAGTGGGCTTACGGGCCTGTTCATTCCTCCCTCTACGACCTGGACTCCCTGGACTCCTATGAGAACAACTCTGTACTCAAGATACTCGTCTATGGCAGTGACATTCCT AATCGTCATAAAATGCTCCAGATCGAGCCCCTGAACAAGCTTCTGGAGGAGAAGTGGGAACGGTTTGCCGCACAAATCTTCTTCTCCAACTTCCTGGTTTACGTCTTTTTCGTGTCTGTCTTCACGGTCACCTCTTACAACAGGAGGGAGGGCAAG CCCCCTTTCTACATTCAGCACACCCGGGAGGGATACATTCATCTGGCGGGTCAGATCTGGGTAGCGTTGACATCTGTGTATCTCTTCATAGGAGGG GCTGTTCTCTACATCATTTCCTCAGTGCTGGATATCTGTGGGAGGGAAGAGTACCTTGGGTTCCTGGTGCTGTGTCTGGCTCTCAGCTGGATCAACTTGCTGTACTTCTCCAGAGGGTGTAAACACATGGGCATATACAGTGTCATGATCCAGAAG ATGATCATAAGCGATATCATGCGCTTTCTTTTCGTCTACATCGTCTTCCTTTTCGGGTTTTCAGCAG ACAGTGAGAACACTCAGCAAGACGAAA CCGTGGTGACGCTACTGGTCGAGCCTCCAGCTAAGAACACGACCGCCATAAGTGGCCGCACCTTCTACACGGAAAGCAAGGATGAGACGTGCACGAAGGTCACGTTCGAGAGCATCTCCTACACCACCCTGGAGCTCTTCAAGTTCACCATCGGCATGGGAGACCTGGAGTTCACGGAGAACTACAAGTACAAGGAGGTGTTCTACGTGCTCCTCATCTCCTACATCGTCCTCACCTACATCCTGCTGTTCAACATGCTCATCGCCCTCATGAGCGGCACAGTGGCCGAGATCTCCAAAGACAGCGCCAGCATCTGGAAACTACAG AGGGCCATCACCATCCTAGACCTGGAGAGGAGTCTGCTCCACTGCCTGAGGAGGAGGTTCCGCTCTGGGGTGGAGAAGGACCTGAGCTCTGAAGGGGAGTGGGACCCAGAGTCAGAGCAGAAAAAGGACATTCGCCGGTGTTTCAG AGTGGAGGAAGTCAACTGGGACAAATGGAACACGAACCTGACGATAATCAATGAGGATCCGGGGAGCTGTGATTCAGCCAGGCAACCTCCTACTATTAACAGCCCTCGGGAGACAA CCAGGACGTGGCGAGGCATCCTGAGGGATGTCAGTCGACGGCGGCAGCGGCCCCGGCGTCGCCAGTTCATCCCCGAGTCCAGAGAGATGTCCACCCTATCCGCCAGTCATGTTTGA